Proteins from one Listeria weihenstephanensis genomic window:
- a CDS encoding iron chaperone has product METISDFLVKIDNPEHRAQLEDVFNWIKEEFPNLNSKIAWNQPMFTDHDTFIIGFSVAKNNFAVSPEAVVITRFSEAIKAAGYTNTANLIRFPWDKPVNYDLLKDLIEFNISDKADCETFWRK; this is encoded by the coding sequence ATGGAAACAATATCAGACTTTTTAGTAAAAATAGACAATCCTGAACATCGCGCGCAACTGGAAGATGTTTTTAATTGGATAAAAGAAGAATTCCCCAACTTAAATTCAAAAATTGCATGGAATCAACCCATGTTTACCGACCATGATACGTTTATTATTGGATTCAGCGTTGCTAAGAACAACTTTGCCGTATCTCCTGAAGCAGTTGTTATCACTCGTTTCTCAGAAGCCATCAAGGCAGCTGGCTACACAAACACTGCGAATTTAATCCGCTTCCCGTGGGATAAACCGGTGAATTATGATTTGCTGAAAGATCTAATCGAGTTCAACATATCAGATAAAGCCGATTGCGAAACATTTTGGCGGAAATAA